A single window of Crassostrea angulata isolate pt1a10 chromosome 8, ASM2561291v2, whole genome shotgun sequence DNA harbors:
- the LOC128161345 gene encoding putative nuclease HARBI1, with translation MLALRFYASGSFLEVIGDTMGFDKSTVSRAIDDVTNALIAKKDRFIKWPNHEEILKSKQNFFSRGGFPGVIGCIDGTHVRIQAPFEDEAVYVNRKGFHSINVQAICDHEGKFINIDAQWPGSTHDSHVFRTSEVCTFLEENHRGVEDGYLIGDSGYACSRFLITPYLHPANLSEEAFNTAHCRTRNAVERVFGWWKRRSHVLHSEIKMKPAKVCKIIGACAILHNIAISLKEEMDDEDEEDVNAAVHLDYRGPEDGRAIRNFITRTYF, from the exons ATGCTGGCTCTACGTTTTTATGCCTCTGGAAGCTTTTTGGAAGTTATCGGAGATACCATGGGGTTTGATAAAAGTACAGTCAGCAGGGCTATCGACGATGTTACTAATGCACTCATTGCAAAGAAAGATAGATTTATAAAATGGCCTAATCATGAGGAAATTTTGAAATCCAAGCAAAATTTCTTTTCACGGGGTGGATTTCCAGGAGTAATTGGCTGTATAGATGGAACCCATGTCCGAATACAAGCACCTTTTGAAGATGAGGCCGTGTATGTGAACAGGAAGGGGTTTCATTCCATCAATGTACAGGCCATTTGTGACCATGAAG GGAAATTCATTAACATTGATGCTCAGTGGCCTGGCAGTACCCACGATAGTCACGTATTTCGGACATCCGAGGTGTGTACCTTCTTGGAAGAAAACCACCGTGGTGTCGAAGATGGCTACCTCATTGGTGACAGTGGCTATGCGTGTTCTAGGTTTTTAATTACGCCTTATCTACATCCTGCAAACCTGTCAGAGGAAGCATTTAATACGGCTCATTGTCGTACACGCAACGCTGTAGAGAGAGTCTTTGGTTGGTGGAAAAGAAGGTCCCACGTCTTGCATAGCGAAATCAAGATGAAGCCTGCAAAAGTCTGTAAAATAATTGGTGCCTGTGCCATTCTGCACAACATCGCCATATCTCTTAAGGAAGAGATGGATGATGAGGACGAAGAAGACGTCAACGCCGCTGTTCATTTGGATTATCGGGGACCTGAGGACGGAAGAGCAATCAGGAACTTTATAACCAGGACCTACTTCTGA